CGAAGCTATGTGCGGGACGAATTAGACGTGCGGAACTGAGTGATTCTTGATCGGCGGCGAGGAGGTAATTCTCCAGTGCCATATCGGTCATGCCCTCATTGAGGTAGATATCGCCCAGCAGGCCTAAGGAGGCGCCGTCGGCATTGCCCAAGCGTTTCAGGATCTCAAGGTTGGCGCTGGCCTTGGCCATGTCGTCCTCGCTCAGGAAGGCGTTGGCCTGCCATTTCCAATAGTTTTGGTTTTGGCTGTCTTCCAGAATCATTTCTTCCAGCATGCCGGCAGATTCTTTGTAAAGGTTCAGATCCATTAAGCAGCGGAGCTTGCCTTGTTGCCACTGTAAGCTGTCGGGTGCGAAGAGCAGTGCATTATCGTAAGCAGTCAGTGCGCTCTTAGGCTTCTCTAGATTCAAATAAGCGAGTCCCAGCGGGCCGTAGAGTGCGCCATCGGTGCCACCGAGTTCGAGGCCTTTCAGCAGAAAGGGAACCGCTTCTTCATAGCGACCTTCATTGACCATGACCAATGCCAGGTTTTTGTAGGCGCGATAGAAATTAGGAAACTTGCGGATCGCGGTTTGATAGGAGCGAATCGCATTGGACACTTGGTTTTCTTGAGCGTAGAGATTGCCCAGGGTGTAGTCGAGTGCCGCGCTGGACTCGTTGGTGATTGCGGAGCGCAATTGTTGAATCGCCGCGTTGGCGTTGTTTTGCATCAAGGGCACCAATTGCTTGAAAATCTCTTGCTCGTCGGCAGTGATTTTTGGCGTGATCGATGTGTCGAAGCCGTAGCTGCCGAGGAAGCGATTTTGAAATTCAGGATTGGTCCAGAGATTTTCGCTGAGTGGATAGTCTTGAGCGAGTAAGCCGCTGCTAAAAGGAGCAGCCATACTGGCGAGAATGGTAAGTAAGCGTGTGATTTTCATAAGCGCTCGTGGTTGAACAAAATGGATGATAAGAGTGGTTTAATTGATAGAGAATTTCATGGGCAAAACGAACACGGTGCGTGCAGGTTCGCCGTTCTTAGTCGGTGGCGTGTAGCGGAAGTCTTCGGCGGCTTGAATGGCGGGGCGTTCGAAAGCGCTATGTGTCGATGAAATGACGGATTGCACGTTCACGCGTCCGGTTTCGTCCAAGAGCACTTTCAGGCGAACGACGCCTTCGACCCGCTCACGCAGCAGATTCGGCGGATGCTTGGGGCGTCGGCCTTTCAGCATACGTGGCATCTCGTCGAGATCAGAGATCTCAAAGGTCATGATTTCCGAGGCGGTATCCCCGGCGACATCGAAGCCAGCGACTGAGAACGCGTTGGAGAAGTCATCCCCCATGCCAGGGTTCAGTGCCATTTCCAGTTGTGCGAGATCCAAGGGAGGTGGTGGCTCCGATAGGTCTGGTGGGGGGGCTTCTTCGACCGGCGGTTCTTCCGGTGGTGGCTCCTCCGATGGCGGTGGCGGTGGCGGTGGCGGAGCCACGTCGATCGATCGCAGTGTGACTAGTTCGCGGGTTTGATTGCCGATGAACTGAGTAAAAGGAAAGAGGACGAAGATGCCAATCGTCAGGGCCGCCGCCGCGCTGATCACTCCAAGGCTTCGCGATGAAAACTTAGGTTTATCGGGGGCGGTATCTTCTGGTCTATGCTTCACAAATAGTCTGGGCTGGTGGTTAATGCGCCGTTGAGATGTTAACGACTTGCGCACCTCCGAGCTTAGATTCGTCGATCACGCGCACTAGGCGCTCCGTGCTGACAGCCTTATCCGCTTGTAGGATGACTGGCATCTCGGGGTCATCCCGAGTGAGTCGTTGCACGAGACTGCGGACACCATTGACGCCGATGTCGCGGCCCCCGTAAACAACTTCACCCTTGGGAGTGAGTGCAATGAGAATACTCTGTTTGTCTAGGTCCACCGCGGAGGCGGCTTCCGGTTTATTCACATCGATCCCTGTTTCCTCGACGAAGACAGTGGTGACGATGAAGAAAATCAGTAGGATGAACACCATGTCGATGAGCGGTGAGAGATTGATCTCTTCACTCTCTTCGGCTGGGCTGGAAAAGCGTCGTTGTATCATGATTCTTTATGTGTGCGTTCAAATTTTTGAGCTGTGCGTATTTCGAGCTCTGAGAAAAAGCCTTCCAATCGCTGGCAACGTGTTTTGGCGTGGTGCACCAAGATGTAACCAGGAATGGCGATGATGAGGCCGGTTTGCGTGGTGATGAGCGCTTGCGAGATGCCGCCTGCGACGACGTCTAGCGCGCTGCCGCGACTTGAAGACAGGCCGTTGAAGGTCACGATCATACCGATGACCGTGCCCAGTAGCCCGGTGAGGGGCGCGACTGTGACTAGGATCGATAGGTAGTAGATGCGCCGGCGGGCAGGGTTGATATAAGCGTGTCGTAATTCGTGAACGCGTGAGCGAATCGAATCCATTTGCTTGCTGCCCTCTTGCGCGAATCGAATCGCGGCTCCTAGCATGCCGGTGCCGTCTTCTGGTTTGTCGATCCAGTGGCCCCAGGTGTTTTTGTCGTCCTTATCGAAACCGTATTTACGGAAGAAGAACACGAGTTCAAACCCCGCGAGGTAAATGCATAGTGCGAGCACTGCCAGCGGGAACATGAGCCACCCACCTTGTACCCATATCTCTATGATTGTGGTGATTAGTTCGTGGCTATTCATTATTTTTCGCGGGCGATTTTCAGTCCATTAACAAAGGCAATTGCTTGCTTCTCCATTGTGGCGAGGATGCCATTGGCTCTGCGGGAGAGCACAGCATGTAAGATGAGGGCCGGGATGGCGACGATCAGACCGAACTCGGTGGTGATCAGCGCTTCGGAAATACCTGAAGATAAGTTACGCGCATCGCCGGTGCCGAAGATGGTGATCAATTTGAAAGTGTTGATCATGCCGGTCACCGTGCCGAGCAGGCCCAGGAGTGGGGAGACCGCGGCGGTGGTGGCGACGAAGGAGAGTAGGCGTTGCACGCGAGGTTGAGTCTCGACGACCTTCTCGATGCAGAGCTCTTCCACGAGTGCGACAGACTCACCCGAGTGGCGAACACCGATGCGCAGCATGTCGCCGGCAGGACCTGGTAGGTGGGCGGCGGACTCTGTGGCTTCTTCGTGTTTACCTTCTTTGATTAGGCCCACCAGTTTGGCGACGGCACCCTCATCTGGAGTTTTAATGCCGTATAGTTCGAGTGCCTTAAAGGCTGCAATCACGAGCGATACCAGTGCAAAGCCGAGAATAGGAACGATCCAGACGCCACCCTTTTGAATGTGTTCGATCAGAGTTTCTTTGGTTTGCTCGATTGCGCGTGCATTACCCATCGAAGCATCAATCGGGATCAGGCCCGTGCTGCCGGATGTGGCGGAGGCGACTGCCTCGCTAATGTCGTATTCAGGAATCGGCTCGACCGCTGGGCGAAGTGATTCGCCGCGGATGACCAGACCGCCCCCTTTTTCCGAGGAAAAGTAAGCCAGAGGCCCTGCCAGCAGGAAGGTGCCTTGTGTGTAGCTACCGTCGGGAAGGACTGCGCCGCCTTGAAAGGAGCTGCCGCCGGAGATTTCCTTGGCGCGCTCCAGGCCGAGGCCAATGCCGTTGGCGAGTTGTGTGATGGAAGTCTCGCCGTCTTCAGAAGCTTCCGCACTGTTGAGGATCTCCAAGAGTTTCGGTTCGTAGCTTTCCACTTCGCTGACGTGGATGCGTGCTTGTAGGCCCCGCACGTATTCGTCCAGCAAGTTGCTTGCATACTGGATCTCTTCTTCGCGCCCCTTGATTTGGGAGCGCAGTTGGTCGAGTCGTAAATCGGCGTTGTCCTGCACGGCGCGAGCCGCTGCGGCTTCGCCGCGTAAGGTGCGGACTTCAGCTTCTAGGTTACGTCGCTCTTGAGCGAGTGGTATTTTCTCCTCGCGAATTTCTGCACGTAATTCGGCAAGTTCGCTGAGGGCTGCTTCGAGATCTGCATTGGCAGATTGTTTCACACTATCCAGTGACTGCGCGCTGAGTAACTGTAAGGAGAATAGGCTAATTAATAGGAAGTATAGGCTACGTTTCATGGATCAAAGAATCGTTTGGTAGTAGTAGTTTTCGATTGAGCGTACGTAGCGCTTATTGAATCGAGAGTGGAATCGAGACGTATTTTGCGGGTGTCTCGTTTTTATAGACGGCAATCAGCTCTTTAATATCGGCTGCGGCTTCGGGGGCCGCTTCCCAGGTCCAGCCTTCGGGGCCGGGTTTTCCGTAGCCTGCTGAACTGCCTTCGGCATCGCTATAAACGGCATAGGCTAGGCCGAAATAAAGTGTATCGGTTTCTTTAGTGGCTTCGCCCGAGTCGCGTAACTCTTTACGGTAGGTGACGGATGAATTGAACTTATCCACTTGAGACAGAATGCCGACGACCGATTGCAGGCGGCGTCCGATTCCCGCATTGGAGCTGGTATTTTCTTCGGTCGGCAAGCGACGAATGAGGGGCGCGAGCTCCTCTTGTAGCAATGCGGGCAGGCTAGGCACCCACGCGGTCATCTCGCTCTCATAGCCGGTGAGCACTTCACCTAAGGTGGCGGCGTCGGCATCTAAGCTTTCCTTTTTAAGCGAGAGCTCTGTGCGCTCGTTGGCAGCAGCCTCGGCGGCGTCTTTGCGGGAATCTATGGTCTCTGCCAGCATCTCCTTCTCAGCATTGAGTAGCTCAATGGTATCGGCGATCAGGGCCTTTTCAGTGGCCCATTCTTCGCGTTCTTGAGAGATCAGTGCTTTCACTTTGACCCATTCTTGTAGGACGCCGCGCGTCTCACTCGGAACTGAGCCAGAAGCGGATGTAAATGCAAAAAGGCACGCAAGGGAGGCTGTTGCCACTCCAGCGCACCGCGGTAGTCGAATCGTTTGGTGCATACACGGTGTAATGCACATCTGGTGCCAAATAGGAAAAAAAGAGCTAAATAATTTTCCGATTAGATTGGCTGATTCCTGTTTTACTTTCTTCTAATAGCTTTAAGTGCTTGTCGATTCAGTGCTTGCGAACGTCAGTATTCTACGGGCGCTTGGCTGCAGCGCGACTTAGACGGTCGTTGACCGCGACGCCGATCGCTTGATTGAGGGCGCGCTCGATGTGTAATCTTGTGTACTTGGCTTGGTCCAACTTTTGGATCAGCCCAAATAAATTATGCGCAATTTCTGCAAGTTCGCCGTTTTCTGAAAGCCAAAAAGTGTTGGATGTTTCACTCGCTAGCTTCGAATCGCAGGGCTTGACGGTATAGATCACAGCTTCTGTTTCCTTTACTTGTTGGGCTTTTGTGCCGTGTGCAAATAATGTGATCGGAGTCTTCGGGCTATAGTGCTGGGTCAGCATGCCTGGCGCAGCCTGTGCATTGGTGCTGGGGACTGTAGTTTTATTTGTATCCGAGTTTTGAATACAATTTTGAATGCCTAGGGCTTCTGCTGAAAGCGGGCCTGGGCGTAGGATTTTGGGCGCAGCTGGATCGCGCAGATCCACAATGGTGGATTCCACTCCGTGGTCACAGGCGCCACCGTCTAGCACCGCGAGGATACGATTGCCCAGTGTGGCATCTACGTGCTGGGCGAGTGTCGGGCTGACGTATCCGAAGGGGTTGGCGCTGGGGGCGGCGAGTGGGAATTCGAGCCGTTTTAATAGACTGCGGAATACCGGGTGTGCGGGCACACGCACGGCTGCGCTGGGAAGGCCCGCGGTGACGAGGTCGGAGATGCTGTCCTTTTTGGGGAGTATTAGGGTGAGCGCGCCAGGCCAGAACTGGGCAGCTAGTTTGCGAGCTCGATCGTTGAATTCGACATGAGCCTCTGCATCTTCCAAGGAATGAAAGTGTACGATTAGGGGATCTATTAGGGGCCGCCCTTTCACTTCGAAGATCTTTCGCACGCTGACTTCGTTGAGTGCATTGCCTGCGAGTCCGTAGACCGTCTCCGTTGGGACGCCGACGACTGCTTCGTCGCGTAGCAAATCCGCGCATAGGTCAATATTCGCTTCGGTCGGTGGCAGTATTTTGCAGGCGTGGGTCATTTGGCTGGTGTGCGGCGTATCTGCGGTGGTGTTTGATTACTGTAGGCAGCGCTGAGAGGTCCGCAAGCGGACACGACAGGTAGATATAAAAAATCCTTCACCTAATTAAAGGAGAAGGATTGGAAAGTCCTGTTTCAGCTCAAGGGCTTACTGCATAGTCAGCATGTTACGAGCCTGCTTGATGCGGTTCGTAATGCGACGCTGGTGCTTTGCGGAAAGGCCTGTGTCTTTACGAGGAAGGATCTTACCAGTTTCTGTGACGAAACGGGAAAGTAGCTCCACATCGTTGAACGTGTAGTCCATCGGGTTGCGGGAGCGATTAAGTGTCTTGTTGTCAGTGCTCATGAAGCGACGGAAAGTATGGGGTTCACGCTAGTGTGCAAGTACAATTTTGGCAAAAATTTAAGTGTTGCTCGCTTAAAATTCAGTCAAAAGAAGGTCGAACATCGAAGGTCCAAGTTTGAATGTCGAAATAATGGCTTCTTCAGGGGATTTTCATTGCCTCTCGCCTCTACGGGGCAGACGTCCGCTCAATGTTCAATGTTCAATGTTCAATGTTCAATGTTCAATGTTCAATGTTCACGCGTTATGAGCTTTGATCACCTCTAGGAAGGGGGGTAGCACCGTTTTCAGTTTAGCGGGGCCGATGCCGCGGATCTTGATCGCTTCGCGCTCGCTGCTTGGTTTGAGGTTGGCCAGCTCGACCAACACAAAGTTGGGGAATACGGTATAGGCAGGCTTGCCGTTGGCAGCGGCCATCTCGCTGCGCTTCGCAGCCAGCTTTTGATAGAGTGCGTTGTCTAAAATGCCTTCGGGCGCCTGTCCTTTTTTTAGCTTTTTGGCCGTGGTGACTTTGCCGGCGCTCCCAGCGGTGCGCTCGGGCAGTGCCAGGGCCGGTTGAGCGACGCCGCGCATGACTTGCGAGCCGAGTTCGGTGAGCTTTAAGAGGGGGAAGCCTTCTTCGGTCACGACTTGTACCAGTCCCGCTTGCTCGAAACTTTCGAAGAGTGCATCCACAAAAGCGCTGCCTTCGCGCTTGAGTATGCCATAGGTGGAGAGTGCGTCCAGCCCCGCATCGAGGATGGGGGCCGATTGGCTGCCGAGTAGGCATTGAATGATTTTACGCTTCCCGAAGCGCGGGGTCCATTCGTCGGGAGCGCGACGGCTGCTCATGCGAGCAACGCCACTGAGCGCCATCTTCACCAAGGTCCACTCATCGGCCTTAACCTCGCGATTGGCCAGTTGCTTGCGTTGCCGGCAACCGTCGCAGCGACCGCAGGGCTGGCTGTTGCGTTCGCCAAAGTAGTTGAGAATCCACTGCTGGCGGCAGCCGGAGGCGTAAGCGAAGTCAATGACTGCCTTTAAGCGGGCTTCGTCGCGTTGAGCTTTGATGGCCAGAGCTTGTCCGTCCAGTGGTAGGTCGCGACCGCTTTGGCCAAGTTTGAGAATGCGGGTGCCTTTGAGTCGTCGCCCCGGCACCTCGAAACGTTCGATCCATTTATGGCGTGAGAGTGTGGATATGGCGGTGCTGACAGCCATCGGGTTGACCTTGCGGCCTGTATTTAGACGCTCACAGAGGTCATCGACAGGCAGCCGCACTTCGTGGTTTTCGTCACTTTCGGCGCATAGCATGTCAAATACCCGGGCGATCAGTTCTTTGCCAGGGTTGGCACCTTCGATGAAAAAGTCCTGCACCCGCTTGTCCGCGTAGGAGAAGAGCATTTCGCAGACCGAAGGGGCGCCGTCGCGCCCTGCGCGCCCGCCTTCCTGATAGTAAGCTTCCACACTCCCCGGCATTTCATAGTGGCACACGAAGCGGATATCGGCACGGTCGATTCCCATGCCGAAGGCATTGGTGGCGACGACTACGTTCGACTTGCGCTGCATGAAAATTTCCTGCGCTTGCGTGCGCTCCTTGTCGGACAGCCCGCCGTGGTAGCGAATGACGGAGCCTGCCAATGGCTCAATGGCGGCAGCCACTTTATCGACCGACTTACGTGTGGCGCAATAGATGATGCCAGTCTTATGCTGTTTGATCAGGCGCAGTAGAGCCTCCTGCTTATCGGCGTTGGAGCCGATTTTGCGCACCTTAAAACTTAGGTTCTCACGGGCAAAGCCTGCCACGAATTCCGCAGGTTCACGCATTTCCAGCACCTGCATGATGTCGCCCTGCACATCCGGAGTGGCCGTGGCGGTTAGCGCGATGCAGGGTGGGGAGCCCAGCGCTTTGCGCGCTTCACCCAGTCGCATGTAATCGGGCCGGAAATCGTGCCCCCACTGGGAGAGGCAGTGCGCTTCGTCAATGGCGAACAAGCTGATGGCGTCTTTCGGCAGCGCATTGAGGAAACTTTGCGAGCGAAAACGCTCCGGAGCGACGTAGACCAGCTTGAGCGTGCGTTGGCGGATAGCGTCCAATGTGGCCCGCTGCTCTTCCAGCGTCTGCGAGCTGTTGAGCAGCCCCGCAGGCAGGCCGCGTGCTTGCAGCGCGTCCACTTGATCCTTCATCAATGCAATCAGCGGTGAGACCACCAGTGTCACCCCCGGTAGCAGTAGCGCGGGCAATTGAAAGCAGAGGCTTTTACCGCCCCCCGTCGGCATCACCACTAAAGTATCTTTTTTCTCTAGGTACAGCTTCGATAATCGCTTGCTGCGGCTGCCGAAAGGAGGGCATGCCAAAGTATTCTTGCAGAGCGGATTCAGGAGTCATAATCTATGACTGTGCAAATGTTCATGCGATTGCCAAGCCTAACTCGTGCACTTGGTCGAATGATGGACTTGTTGCTTGCTTAGCCCTTTTCTTCCCGATCGCAGTTCAGCTCTTTTTTTGCAGACATGCCCAGATAAAGAGTTAGGAAGTTTGCAGCACTCAGGACGATGCCGATCGCGTATTGCTGGTAGGCGACTGCCATGCCAATGGCGCCGGTGGCCCAGATACTAGCAGCTGTGGCAGTGCCGCTCACTTCACCATTACCTTTTATGATGGCACCGCCGCCAATAAAGCCGATGCCAGTCATTAAGCCATACATGAGTCGTGCTTGTGGATCGCCTTCAGGTAAGACTGCGCGGCCGACTAGTAAGAAGGCGCAGGCAGAGATCGCGACAATTGGAAAGGTGCGAAGTCCGGCACCGTGCGCTTTCATTTCGCGGTTGAGCCCGATCGGTAAAGCCAATACGTAGGCAATTCCCATTAAACTAACATAGCGAAATAGCTCTTCGAGTGTGATTCCCATTTCCATTTTGGGCAGTATGTATACTTTGAGTTCTTTTTCAAATTCCAGCTGATTCCTTTAGGGGGAGTTCATGCCATTTATATAGTTTTAAGGGCACTTAGGCTTCGTTGTAGAGGTGACCGGGGATGTGCGATATTCGGCAATTGTTTTAAGTTGAGAGCGTTGCAAAGCTTTTTAGCACCGACCTAATTTAATAACCACCTAATTTAATAACCAGGCTATAAGAAATGGGTTGACTTGTGGGAAGTGAGTGTGAATGCTGGGGATAGGGTATGAAGATTCGTCGCACAAAGGTTCATGGTCGGGATGCGGTTTATCATTGCATGACGCGGGTGGTGAATGGGGAGCGCTTGTTCCAGGATCGTGAGAAGGAGATGCTGCGTAAGATGATCTGGCAGGTGGCTGATTTTTGCGGGGTGCAGGTGCTGACTTATTGTGTGATGTCGAATCACTTTCACGTGCTTTTGCGTGTGCCGGATCGTCAGCAGGTGGATGATGCTGAGTTGATGCGCCGCTATCAGGTGCTGTACCCGAAACCTACCAAGTATCAGGCGGCTTCGGTCAAGGTGCTGCGCTCTCAGTTGGAGGCTGACTCTGAGGAGGCGCAGCTGTTGCGCGCGAAACTGTTGGCGCGGATGGGCGATGTCTCTGAATATATGAAGGCGGTGAAGCAGCGTTTTTCAGTCTGGTTTAATCGTAATCATAAGCGCTATGGCACTCTGTGGGCGGACCGTTTTAAGTCGGTCTTGGTCGAGGGGCATGGCAATCCGCTGCAAACGATGGCGGCTTATATTGATCTGAATCCGGTGCGTGCGGGGCTGGTGGAGGATCCTAAGGATTATCGTTTCTGCGGCTACGCGGAGGCGGTGGCGTCGCTTGGCTTAATGAGCTCAGGGGGCACAGAAGACTCCAAGTCGAAGGTGGACGCTCGGATGGGATGTCGAGCTGGTTTGTTACATGTTTGGGGTGACCACTTGTCGTCGGGAGCTGGTTTGGCAGAGGCCTTGATGCAGCATCGTCAGTTGATCTTTGGCAAGCGTGCGGCGGATGCTGACCTGTCTGAGGTGGAGCGTGCGGCTGCTTTGAAGGTGCTAAATGAAGAGGGCGGTCAATTGCCGAAGTCGGTGATGCTGCGCTGCCGGGTGCGTTATTTTACCGACGGTGCCATTCTGGGGTCGGCTGAGTTTGTGCGTGGCTTTACGGGTGCGTGGCAAATGGAGCGTGGGCGCAAGCATCCTCCGAAAGTGAATGCGATGCGTGGTGATTGGGGTGGCTTGGCTGTGATTCAGGGGCTGCGAAGGCAGGTGTTTGGTTGAGGCGGATTTGTCTGGTTGCGGGTGGTTTGATTTTCTTTTGCGTTAGGCTGTGAGCGTGATCGAAAGAAGTAATACGGTCAGTAGTCCCAGCCACGCAGCTTTTAGTATTAAGCTGACAGCATGGCGCAGATCTTTGGCTGTCGGCGCTCGACCTTCGCCGCCGAGCCAGGCTTTGTCGGTGGTGCCTTGCGCATACTGCGTGGGGCCGCCAAGCGAAATCCCGAGCGCGCCAGCGACGGCGCTTTCGGCGTGTGCGGAGTTGGGCGATGGATGTTTGAGCCGATCGCGCCAGCCGACGCGCCAAGCGCCGGCGGCGGAGTGTGCACTGAGCTGCGCCGCGAGGGCAATCACGGGAATCGCTAGGCGCGCAGGCAGGAAATTCAAGACGTCGTCCATGCGCGCGGACACGGTGCCAAGCTTTCGGTATTTCTCGTTACGATAGCCGACCATGGCGTCCAAGGTATTCGTTACGCGGTGCCAGGCCACAGCCAAAGTGCCCCAAAGAATGGGATCGCCCCCGAGCGACGTGGCCAGCAACGCTGCCCATAGATAACAGCACAGCGGCGCCAGGCAGGCATCGACGAAGTTCTCGGCCACGCTCTCGATCGCTGCGCGGGCCACCCCGGCTTCATCCAGCACGCTGACATCACGACCGACAATCATGCCGACGGCTTGCTGGGCGCGCCTCAGCTCCCCCGCCCTCAAAGCTTTTGCGATCGGTGCGGCGTGCGCACAAAGATCCTTGAGCCCTAAGCAGGCATAGATCCAGAGGCTCGCGAGCATGCTTTCGAGCCAAAGCGAAGCACTCACCAAGTGCAGCGAAATCCCGACGAAGCACAGCGGTAGCGCGCAGGCACAAAGGTAGAGTATCAGTCCGCCAAGTCGGTCGGCCCGGCCACGGCGCCTCAA
The nucleotide sequence above comes from Coraliomargarita algicola. Encoded proteins:
- a CDS encoding tetratricopeptide repeat protein, which codes for MKITRLLTILASMAAPFSSGLLAQDYPLSENLWTNPEFQNRFLGSYGFDTSITPKITADEQEIFKQLVPLMQNNANAAIQQLRSAITNESSAALDYTLGNLYAQENQVSNAIRSYQTAIRKFPNFYRAYKNLALVMVNEGRYEEAVPFLLKGLELGGTDGALYGPLGLAYLNLEKPKSALTAYDNALLFAPDSLQWQQGKLRCLMDLNLYKESAGMLEEMILEDSQNQNYWKWQANAFLSEDDMAKASANLEILKRLGNADGASLGLLGDIYLNEGMTDMALENYLLAADQESLSSARLIRPAHSFASRRLWNEASTYLDKTKSRLDSLSPKEQSTFLTLQAQAAMGLGETEQASTILEALVAEDPMNGQALLTLGNLQRELDRIEDAAFSYEQAAQVEETRVDALVQHARMLISLRDYSPAVTLLQRVVLLEPGPRYEDFLERVQSANRASKGQI
- a CDS encoding energy transducer TonB → MKHRPEDTAPDKPKFSSRSLGVISAAAALTIGIFVLFPFTQFIGNQTRELVTLRSIDVAPPPPPPPPSEEPPPEEPPVEEAPPPDLSEPPPPLDLAQLEMALNPGMGDDFSNAFSVAGFDVAGDTASEIMTFEISDLDEMPRMLKGRRPKHPPNLLRERVEGVVRLKVLLDETGRVNVQSVISSTHSAFERPAIQAAEDFRYTPPTKNGEPARTVFVLPMKFSIN
- a CDS encoding ExbD/TolR family protein, whose amino-acid sequence is MIQRRFSSPAEESEEINLSPLIDMVFILLIFFIVTTVFVEETGIDVNKPEAASAVDLDKQSILIALTPKGEVVYGGRDIGVNGVRSLVQRLTRDDPEMPVILQADKAVSTERLVRVIDESKLGGAQVVNISTAH
- a CDS encoding MotA/TolQ/ExbB proton channel family protein encodes the protein MNSHELITTIIEIWVQGGWLMFPLAVLALCIYLAGFELVFFFRKYGFDKDDKNTWGHWIDKPEDGTGMLGAAIRFAQEGSKQMDSIRSRVHELRHAYINPARRRIYYLSILVTVAPLTGLLGTVIGMIVTFNGLSSSRGSALDVVAGGISQALITTQTGLIIAIPGYILVHHAKTRCQRLEGFFSELEIRTAQKFERTHKES
- a CDS encoding MotA/TolQ/ExbB proton channel family protein gives rise to the protein MKRSLYFLLISLFSLQLLSAQSLDSVKQSANADLEAALSELAELRAEIREEKIPLAQERRNLEAEVRTLRGEAAAARAVQDNADLRLDQLRSQIKGREEEIQYASNLLDEYVRGLQARIHVSEVESYEPKLLEILNSAEASEDGETSITQLANGIGLGLERAKEISGGSSFQGGAVLPDGSYTQGTFLLAGPLAYFSSEKGGGLVIRGESLRPAVEPIPEYDISEAVASATSGSTGLIPIDASMGNARAIEQTKETLIEHIQKGGVWIVPILGFALVSLVIAAFKALELYGIKTPDEGAVAKLVGLIKEGKHEEATESAAHLPGPAGDMLRIGVRHSGESVALVEELCIEKVVETQPRVQRLLSFVATTAAVSPLLGLLGTVTGMINTFKLITIFGTGDARNLSSGISEALITTEFGLIVAIPALILHAVLSRRANGILATMEKQAIAFVNGLKIAREK
- a CDS encoding DUF3450 family protein, with translation MHQTIRLPRCAGVATASLACLFAFTSASGSVPSETRGVLQEWVKVKALISQEREEWATEKALIADTIELLNAEKEMLAETIDSRKDAAEAAANERTELSLKKESLDADAATLGEVLTGYESEMTAWVPSLPALLQEELAPLIRRLPTEENTSSNAGIGRRLQSVVGILSQVDKFNSSVTYRKELRDSGEATKETDTLYFGLAYAVYSDAEGSSAGYGKPGPEGWTWEAAPEAAADIKELIAVYKNETPAKYVSIPLSIQ
- a CDS encoding L-threonylcarbamoyladenylate synthase — protein: MTHACKILPPTEANIDLCADLLRDEAVVGVPTETVYGLAGNALNEVSVRKIFEVKGRPLIDPLIVHFHSLEDAEAHVEFNDRARKLAAQFWPGALTLILPKKDSISDLVTAGLPSAAVRVPAHPVFRSLLKRLEFPLAAPSANPFGYVSPTLAQHVDATLGNRILAVLDGGACDHGVESTIVDLRDPAAPKILRPGPLSAEALGIQNCIQNSDTNKTTVPSTNAQAAPGMLTQHYSPKTPITLFAHGTKAQQVKETEAVIYTVKPCDSKLASETSNTFWLSENGELAEIAHNLFGLIQKLDQAKYTRLHIERALNQAIGVAVNDRLSRAAAKRP
- the rpsR gene encoding 30S ribosomal protein S18 — protein: MSTDNKTLNRSRNPMDYTFNDVELLSRFVTETGKILPRKDTGLSAKHQRRITNRIKQARNMLTMQ
- a CDS encoding ATP-dependent DNA helicase RecQ, which codes for MACPPFGSRSKRLSKLYLEKKDTLVVMPTGGGKSLCFQLPALLLPGVTLVVSPLIALMKDQVDALQARGLPAGLLNSSQTLEEQRATLDAIRQRTLKLVYVAPERFRSQSFLNALPKDAISLFAIDEAHCLSQWGHDFRPDYMRLGEARKALGSPPCIALTATATPDVQGDIMQVLEMREPAEFVAGFARENLSFKVRKIGSNADKQEALLRLIKQHKTGIIYCATRKSVDKVAAAIEPLAGSVIRYHGGLSDKERTQAQEIFMQRKSNVVVATNAFGMGIDRADIRFVCHYEMPGSVEAYYQEGGRAGRDGAPSVCEMLFSYADKRVQDFFIEGANPGKELIARVFDMLCAESDENHEVRLPVDDLCERLNTGRKVNPMAVSTAISTLSRHKWIERFEVPGRRLKGTRILKLGQSGRDLPLDGQALAIKAQRDEARLKAVIDFAYASGCRQQWILNYFGERNSQPCGRCDGCRQRKQLANREVKADEWTLVKMALSGVARMSSRRAPDEWTPRFGKRKIIQCLLGSQSAPILDAGLDALSTYGILKREGSAFVDALFESFEQAGLVQVVTEEGFPLLKLTELGSQVMRGVAQPALALPERTAGSAGKVTTAKKLKKGQAPEGILDNALYQKLAAKRSEMAAANGKPAYTVFPNFVLVELANLKPSSEREAIKIRGIGPAKLKTVLPPFLEVIKAHNA
- a CDS encoding MgtC/SapB family protein — protein: MEMGITLEELFRYVSLMGIAYVLALPIGLNREMKAHGAGLRTFPIVAISACAFLLVGRAVLPEGDPQARLMYGLMTGIGFIGGGAIIKGNGEVSGTATAASIWATGAIGMAVAYQQYAIGIVLSAANFLTLYLGMSAKKELNCDREEKG
- a CDS encoding transposase, yielding MKIRRTKVHGRDAVYHCMTRVVNGERLFQDREKEMLRKMIWQVADFCGVQVLTYCVMSNHFHVLLRVPDRQQVDDAELMRRYQVLYPKPTKYQAASVKVLRSQLEADSEEAQLLRAKLLARMGDVSEYMKAVKQRFSVWFNRNHKRYGTLWADRFKSVLVEGHGNPLQTMAAYIDLNPVRAGLVEDPKDYRFCGYAEAVASLGLMSSGGTEDSKSKVDARMGCRAGLLHVWGDHLSSGAGLAEALMQHRQLIFGKRAADADLSEVERAAALKVLNEEGGQLPKSVMLRCRVRYFTDGAILGSAEFVRGFTGAWQMERGRKHPPKVNAMRGDWGGLAVIQGLRRQVFG
- the cbiB gene encoding adenosylcobinamide-phosphate synthase CbiB, with translation MMVAACVLALAFAMDQCLGDPRVAWHPVRLIGHWIAYLERCLRRRGRADRLGGLILYLCACALPLCFVGISLHLVSASLWLESMLASLWIYACLGLKDLCAHAAPIAKALRAGELRRAQQAVGMIVGRDVSVLDEAGVARAAIESVAENFVDACLAPLCCYLWAALLATSLGGDPILWGTLAVAWHRVTNTLDAMVGYRNEKYRKLGTVSARMDDVLNFLPARLAIPVIALAAQLSAHSAAGAWRVGWRDRLKHPSPNSAHAESAVAGALGISLGGPTQYAQGTTDKAWLGGEGRAPTAKDLRHAVSLILKAAWLGLLTVLLLSITLTA